From Fusobacterium sp. SYSU M8D902, the proteins below share one genomic window:
- a CDS encoding iron ABC transporter permease produces the protein MERILKNYKLLFLVLLILLFIVMTFSITLGSVSLKSEQVWKIVINNMMKKEIFLKDWKSNIEIIVWKLRVPRVITGVLAGASLSLIGILMQCLTKNPLASPYILGISAGASTGAVGAILFLGGSLLFISGGAFLMGTFTSILVFYLAGRNGEFSSTKLVLIGVAISSLFSGITTLMITLAPQGQKIQGALFWLAGSLAGSNWSYIPLMTISLILSVLVCFYYYKELNILTTGDEIASTMGVDIEKLRVIIVIISTLLTGIVVSNTGVIGFIGLVIPHITRGIVGGNHKKVIPIAVVLGGIFLLLTDIFTRVLFKSQEIPIGVITSIMGAPFFLQMLKNKNYKFGGK, from the coding sequence ATGGAGAGAATTTTAAAAAATTATAAATTATTATTTTTGGTACTATTAATTCTCCTATTTATAGTAATGACTTTTTCTATTACTTTGGGAAGTGTATCTTTAAAATCTGAGCAAGTTTGGAAGATAGTTATCAATAATATGATGAAAAAAGAGATATTTTTAAAGGATTGGAAAAGTAATATAGAGATAATAGTGTGGAAATTAAGGGTTCCAAGAGTGATAACAGGAGTTTTAGCAGGGGCAAGTTTGTCTTTGATAGGGATTTTAATGCAGTGCTTAACAAAAAATCCACTAGCAAGTCCATATATTTTAGGAATTTCAGCAGGAGCAAGTACAGGAGCAGTAGGGGCAATACTATTTTTAGGAGGTAGTCTTCTATTTATATCAGGTGGAGCATTTTTAATGGGAACTTTTACCTCTATACTTGTATTTTATTTAGCTGGAAGAAATGGAGAATTTTCAAGTACAAAATTAGTTTTAATAGGGGTAGCGATATCCTCATTATTTTCGGGAATAACAACCTTAATGATAACATTAGCACCACAGGGGCAGAAGATTCAAGGAGCTTTATTTTGGTTAGCTGGAAGTTTAGCAGGATCAAATTGGAGCTATATTCCTTTAATGACAATCTCTTTAATTTTAAGTGTTCTAGTTTGTTTTTATTATTATAAAGAATTAAATATCTTGACTACAGGAGATGAAATAGCTTCAACAATGGGAGTAGATATTGAAAAATTAAGAGTTATAATAGTTATAATTTCTACATTATTAACAGGAATAGTAGTTTCAAATACAGGAGTAATAGGATTTATAGGATTAGTTATACCACATATTACGAGAGGAATAGTAGGTGGAAACCATAAGAAAGTAATTCCTATAGCTGTGGTTTTAGGCGGAATTTTTCTACTGTTAACAGATATTTTTACAAGAGTTTTATTTAAATCACAAGAAATTCCAATAGGAGTGATAACTTCTATAATGGGAGCTCCTTTTTTTCTACAAATGTTAAAAAATAAAAATTATAAATTTGGAGGTAAGTAA
- a CDS encoding ABC transporter ATP-binding protein, whose protein sequence is MIEVENLYYDIDTTQILKDISLKVLKNKFVGIIGPNGCGKSTLLKNIYKVLKYKSGTIKIENIDILTMNSKQLAKKLAVLSQKQGLNFDFTVKEIVEMGRYIHQNRIFSKENNGIVEEALKQVGLYNLKDRSILSLSGGEIQRAFIARALAQDSEILILDEPTNHLDIKYQLEIMKVIKGMGKTVLAVIHDMNIASTYCDYVYAMKNGEIVKSGVVEEVFTPENIKRIFEVECEVVRHPSNKRPVIIF, encoded by the coding sequence ATGATAGAGGTTGAAAATCTGTACTATGATATAGATACAACTCAAATATTAAAAGATATATCATTAAAGGTATTAAAAAATAAATTTGTAGGAATAATAGGACCAAATGGTTGTGGTAAAAGTACATTATTAAAAAATATTTATAAAGTTTTAAAATATAAAAGTGGGACAATAAAAATAGAAAATATAGATATATTAACAATGAATTCAAAGCAGTTAGCAAAAAAATTAGCTGTATTGAGTCAAAAACAAGGGTTAAATTTTGATTTTACAGTAAAAGAAATTGTTGAAATGGGAAGATATATTCATCAAAATAGAATTTTTTCTAAAGAAAATAATGGCATAGTAGAGGAAGCTTTAAAACAGGTAGGATTATATAATTTAAAAGATAGAAGCATATTATCCTTATCAGGAGGAGAGATACAAAGAGCATTTATAGCAAGAGCATTGGCACAAGATAGTGAAATTTTAATTTTAGATGAACCAACCAATCATTTAGATATTAAATATCAATTAGAAATAATGAAAGTAATAAAAGGGATGGGAAAAACAGTTCTTGCTGTAATTCATGATATGAATATAGCGAGTACATATTGTGATTATGTTTATGCTATGAAAAATGGTGAAATAGTTAAAAGTGGAGTAGTAGAGGAAGTTTTTACACCTGAGAATATAAAAAGAATATTTGAAGTTGAATGTGAAGTGGTTAGACATCCTAGTAATAAACGACCTGTGATTATTTTTTAA
- a CDS encoding TonB-dependent receptor — ISTERYEEVSVMEVAKNITIINSEDIEKRGYKNIYEALKMIPSLLQIDGSLSLRGQVPKLADKNLVVLLDGIPQNGADNREFDLDIIPIEQVEKIEVVPAGGAIMYGGNATAGIINIITKNMKNQKYWGNIGTEFGKYDYKKYRVNYGMNLNEKISGEINYLTKDKNGYREGEKNDLDFIEVKSKYKLNNGKIEGKYSHSRKIASDRIKGLSKEEYEKDRKQNPDVGRYGKEYQDKYVLLYNKKLTPNLEISSSFEYKNREYEYKYPAKDKVPAYKKRDKETESLYWNGQIKYLYGEQNSIILGGEYSEATVKEKVWSNRRKSKKIYKSENNDIDYYAVGGYVQNKLAWDSFIFSQGIRVEQNKFDSKSLNYNEKGIETQDKIKDSPENIDYELTGNYLFNDTTSGYLSYNRVKRNPNLTEFSSWNTKDEETKEKKAQTIDTVELGIKSLIENVYISGAVFYIQGKNEIMYDPKYGAMGGKSFYNLNGKTRRFGLELVSEQYFEKLTIRESFTYMNNKIVAGPYEGHLIPGVSKIIGGVGVTYEIIPQLTLNLESKYIGKTFAANDFKNEFSKIKDYIVTDISMRYSLENGVTLYGGINNVFNEIYCDYVQMSTSKTTKELKYSPTEERTYVLGIEYRF; from the coding sequence TAATATCTACTGAAAGATATGAAGAAGTATCTGTTATGGAAGTAGCAAAAAATATTACTATTATAAATAGTGAGGATATTGAAAAAAGAGGGTATAAAAATATATATGAAGCATTAAAAATGATTCCAAGTTTATTACAAATAGATGGTTCTTTATCTTTAAGAGGGCAGGTACCTAAATTAGCAGATAAAAATTTAGTTGTTTTATTAGATGGAATTCCGCAAAATGGAGCGGATAATAGAGAATTTGATTTAGATATTATTCCAATTGAACAAGTAGAAAAAATTGAAGTTGTACCAGCTGGTGGAGCAATAATGTACGGTGGAAATGCTACAGCAGGAATTATAAATATAATAACTAAAAATATGAAAAATCAGAAATATTGGGGAAATATAGGTACAGAGTTTGGAAAATATGACTATAAAAAATATAGAGTTAATTATGGAATGAATTTAAATGAAAAAATTTCAGGTGAGATTAACTATTTAACTAAAGATAAAAATGGATATAGAGAAGGTGAAAAGAATGATTTGGATTTTATAGAGGTAAAATCTAAATATAAATTGAATAACGGTAAAATTGAGGGAAAATATTCACATAGTAGAAAGATTGCAAGTGATAGAATAAAAGGATTAAGTAAAGAAGAGTATGAAAAAGATAGAAAACAAAACCCTGATGTGGGAAGGTACGGAAAAGAGTATCAAGATAAATATGTATTACTATACAATAAAAAGTTAACACCTAATTTAGAAATATCAAGTTCTTTTGAATATAAAAATAGAGAATATGAATATAAATATCCAGCAAAAGATAAGGTCCCAGCATATAAAAAAAGAGATAAAGAAACAGAATCTTTGTATTGGAATGGACAAATTAAGTATTTATATGGTGAGCAGAATTCAATAATTCTTGGTGGAGAGTACTCTGAAGCAACAGTGAAAGAGAAAGTATGGAGTAATAGAAGAAAAAGTAAAAAAATATATAAATCTGAAAATAATGATATAGATTATTATGCTGTTGGAGGTTATGTTCAAAATAAATTAGCTTGGGATAGTTTTATTTTTTCTCAAGGAATAAGAGTAGAACAAAATAAATTTGATAGTAAAAGTTTAAATTATAATGAAAAGGGAATAGAAACTCAAGATAAAATAAAAGATTCTCCTGAAAATATAGATTACGAATTGACAGGAAATTATTTATTTAATGATACAACATCAGGGTACTTAAGCTATAACAGAGTTAAAAGAAATCCAAATTTAACTGAATTTTCAAGTTGGAATACAAAAGATGAAGAAACAAAAGAAAAAAAAGCACAAACAATTGATACAGTTGAATTAGGAATAAAATCATTAATAGAAAATGTGTATATATCTGGAGCAGTATTTTATATTCAAGGTAAAAATGAAATTATGTATGATCCAAAATATGGTGCAATGGGAGGAAAAAGTTTTTATAATTTGAATGGTAAGACAAGACGTTTTGGATTAGAGTTAGTTTCTGAACAATATTTTGAAAAATTAACTATTAGAGAAAGCTTTACATATATGAATAATAAAATAGTAGCTGGACCATATGAAGGACACTTAATACCTGGAGTGAGCAAAATAATTGGTGGAGTTGGAGTAACATATGAAATAATTCCTCAGTTAACTTTGAATTTAGAAAGTAAATATATAGGAAAAACTTTTGCAGCTAATGATTTTAAAAATGAATTTAGTAAAATAAAAGACTACATAGTAACTGATATTTCAATGAGATATAGTTTAGAAAATGGTGTTACACTATATGGAGGAATAAATAATGTATTTAATGAAATATATTGTGACTATGTTCAAATGAGTACTTCAAAAACTACTAAAGAATTAAAATATTCACCTACAGAAGAGAGAACATATGTTTTAGGAATAGAATATAGATTTTAA